The proteins below are encoded in one region of Mus caroli chromosome 10, CAROLI_EIJ_v1.1, whole genome shotgun sequence:
- the Rps12 gene encoding 40S ribosomal protein S12, with the protein MAEEGIAAGGVMDVNTALQEVLKTALIHDGLARGIREAAKALDKRQAHLCVLASNCDEPMYVKLVEALCAEHQINLIKVDDNKKLGEWVGLCKIDREGKPRKVVGCSCVVVKDYGKESQAKDVIEEYFKCKK; encoded by the exons ATGGCCGAGGAAGG CATAGCTGCTGGAGGTGTAATGGACGTCAACACTGCTCTACAAGAGGTGCTGAAGACCGCCCTCATCCACGATGGCCTAGCACGTGGCATACGCGAAGCTGCCAAAGCCTTAGACAA GCGCCAAGCCCATCTCTGTGTGCTCGCATCCAACTGTGATGAGCCCATGTATGTCAAGCTGGTGGAGGCACTTTGTGCTGAGCACCAAATCAACCTAATAAAG GTTGATGACAACAAGAAACTAGGGGAATGGGTAGGCCTCTGTAAAATCGATCGAGAGGGGAAACCACGGAAGGTGGTTGGTTGCAGTTGTGTAGTGGTTAAG gactATGGCAAAGAATCTCAGGCCAAGGATGTCATCGAGGAATACTTCAAgtgcaagaaataa